In Kutzneria kofuensis, the DNA window GAGCGTGGCCAGCTCGACGGCGCCGACCAGTTCCTCGGTCGCCGGATTGATCACATCGAAGGTGGTCACTTCCCGTTCCCCGTTCTCGCCACCAAAGCCTTGAACAGCCGCACTTCCGCGTCCTGTTCGGGATGCCACTGCACGCCGAGCGCGAAGTCGGCGCCCGCCAGCTCGACGGCCTCCACGACGCCGTCGGCCGAGCGGGCCGTGACCGTCAGCCCGTCACCAAGCCGGTCGACGGCCTGATGGTGGGAGCAGGACACGCTCGCCGCGCCGCCGAGGATGTCGGCCACCGCGCTACCAGGCACCATTTCCACCTCGGTGCGTCCGAACTGACCGATCACCGGACGGTGCGCCGCAGTGCCCGTGACGTCCGGCACGTGCTGGGTGAGCGTGCCGCCGAGCACGACATTGAGCACTTGCATGCCACGACACACGCCGATCAGCGGCAGGCCGGCCGCCAGGGCACTTTCGACCAGGGCGAAGTCGGTTTCGTCCCGATCCGGCCGCACACCAAGGGTTTCCGGGTGCGCCGACTCGCCGTAGCGGGCCGGATCCACGTCTGCGCCGCCGGCGATCACCAGCCCGTCCAGAAAGGACACATCACCGGAACCGAGTGGCGGCAACAAGACCGGATTGCCACCCGCTGCCGCAACCGTGTCGACGTAGGTGCGGGGCAGAACAACGGCATCCAGATCCCAGGGGCCGTAGCGGGCTCGTTCGATGTACGTTGTGATGCCGATGACCGGCCTGCGGTCAGAGCCGTTCGAAGCCACGGAAACGCTCCCAGTCGGTGACGGCGGAGTCGAACGCGGCCAGCTCCACGCGGGCCGCGTTGCAGTAGTGATCGACGACGTCCTCGCCGAACGCCTCGCGGGCGACTGCACTGGCCGCGAACAGGTCCCTGGCCTCACGCAACGATGTTGGCACCGTCGGCTTGTCCGAGGCGTAGGCGTTGCCGGACAGTTCGGGCTCCAGCGTCATCCCGTTCTCGATGCCGTGCAGTCCTGCCGCGATCAGCGCGGCGACCGCGAGATACGGGTTCACATCGCCGCCCGGAACGCGGTTCTCGATACGCAGGCCCGCTCCGTGGCCGACCAGACGCAACGCGCAGGTTCGGTTGTCGCTCCCCCAGGCGACGGCCGTCGGCGCGAAGCTGCCAGGCTGGAACCGCTTGTAGGAGTTGATGTTCGGTGCGAACAGCAGCGTCAGCTCACGCAGGCAGGCCAACTGTCCGGCGATGAACTGCTGGGCGGTCGCGGACATGCCGTGCGGGCCGTCGCCGACGAACGTGAGGTCACCGTCCGTGCCGCGAAGGCTGATGTGGATGTGACAGGAGTTGCCCTCGCGCTCGTTGTACTTCGCCATGAACGTGAGGCTGCGCCCCTCCTGGGCGGCGATCTCCTTCGCGCCGGTCTTGTAGATCGCGTGGTTGTCGCAGGTCGGCAGCGCCTCGTCGTAGCGGAAGACGATCTCGTGCTGGCCGAAGTTGCACTCCCCCTTGGCCGACTCGACCATCAGGCCCGCGCCGCTCATCTCGTTGCGGATGCGACGCAGAAGCGGCTCGATACGGGAGGTTCCGAGCAACGAGTAGTCCACATTGTACTGATTCGCCGGCCGCAGATCGCGGTAGCCGAGGTCGTGCGCCTGCTCGTAGCTGTCGTCGAAGACGATGAACTCCAGCTCCGTACCGACAAACGCGGCGAGGCCGCGGTCGGCAAGCCTGTCCAACTGGCGGCGCAGGATCTGGCGCGGGGAGACGGTGACCGGGCTGCGGTCCTCCCACTCCACGTCGCACAGCACCATCGCGGTTCCCGGCAGCCACGGCGTAAGCCGTAACGTGCTCAGGTCCGGGCGCATCACGAAGTCGCCGTAGCCGCGTTCCCACGAGGACATCCGGTAACCACCGACGGTGTTCATCTCGACGTCGACCGCGAGCAGGTAGTTGCAACCCTCGGTGGCGTGTTCCAGCACCACGTCCAGGAAGTAGCGGGCCGAGCAGCGTTTGCCCTGCAGGCGGCCCTGCATGTCCACGATGGCCACCAGGACGGTGTCGACCGTGCCGGCCTCGACCATCTCGCGCAGTGCGTCGACGGTGATCACAGGGACCGCCCTTCCTCGCCCGGCTCCAATGGACTGATCCTGACCCATTGCACGGGTGCGGTCAACATGCGCTAGGGTGGTTGCGTGGTGCGCTGCTATCCGTGGTTTAGCGAGCCGGCCCTGGGTGGGCCCGGCGGCGACCACGCGCGCTGACCACGGAGCACCCAGAGCCGGCAAGGCAGAGGCGAATCGCCTCTGCCTTTTGTTTTGCCCCAGACACCAGGGCAGGCCGGCGGATCTCCGGCGGCCTGCTGGAGAGGAAACGCGATGTCCACCCATAACCAGCGCATCGTCAGCTCGCGGCCGATGGTCTCGCCCGCGCTGCTGCGGGACGAGGCCCCGCTCACCGACGCCGCCGAAGCCGTCGTCGTGCAGAGCCGGACCGCCGTCACCAACGTGCTCAACGGCGACGACGACCGGTTGCTCGTCGTCGTGGGACCGTGCTCCGTGCACGATCCCGTGGCCGGCCTCGACTACGCGCGGAGGCTGGCCGGACTGACCGCCGAGCTGTCCGACGACCTGTGCGTCGTGATGCGGGTGTACTTCGAGAAGCCGCGCACCACGCTCGGATGGAAGGGCCTGATCAACGACCCGCGGCTGGACGGCTCGTTCGACGTCAACCACGGGCTGCGCATCGCCCGCCAGCTGCTGCTGGACATTCTCGCGCTGGGGCTGCCGGTGGGCTGCGAGTTCCTGGATCCGATCACGCCGCAGTACATCGCCGACACCGTGACCTGGGGATCCA includes these proteins:
- a CDS encoding gamma-glutamyl-gamma-aminobutyrate hydrolase family protein gives rise to the protein MASNGSDRRPVIGITTYIERARYGPWDLDAVVLPRTYVDTVAAAGGNPVLLPPLGSGDVSFLDGLVIAGGADVDPARYGESAHPETLGVRPDRDETDFALVESALAAGLPLIGVCRGMQVLNVVLGGTLTQHVPDVTGTAAHRPVIGQFGRTEVEMVPGSAVADILGGAASVSCSHHQAVDRLGDGLTVTARSADGVVEAVELAGADFALGVQWHPEQDAEVRLFKALVARTGNGK
- a CDS encoding glutamine synthetase family protein yields the protein MITVDALREMVEAGTVDTVLVAIVDMQGRLQGKRCSARYFLDVVLEHATEGCNYLLAVDVEMNTVGGYRMSSWERGYGDFVMRPDLSTLRLTPWLPGTAMVLCDVEWEDRSPVTVSPRQILRRQLDRLADRGLAAFVGTELEFIVFDDSYEQAHDLGYRDLRPANQYNVDYSLLGTSRIEPLLRRIRNEMSGAGLMVESAKGECNFGQHEIVFRYDEALPTCDNHAIYKTGAKEIAAQEGRSLTFMAKYNEREGNSCHIHISLRGTDGDLTFVGDGPHGMSATAQQFIAGQLACLRELTLLFAPNINSYKRFQPGSFAPTAVAWGSDNRTCALRLVGHGAGLRIENRVPGGDVNPYLAVAALIAAGLHGIENGMTLEPELSGNAYASDKPTVPTSLREARDLFAASAVAREAFGEDVVDHYCNAARVELAAFDSAVTDWERFRGFERL